Proteins from one Pyrobaculum neutrophilum V24Sta genomic window:
- a CDS encoding transketolase family protein — protein sequence MLDLEGLTPREALGRALADLGDLRKDVVVLVADTGETTRARFFAERYPERFFNVGIAEQALVGIAAGLALAGFMPYALTFAAFMARAWEQARNSVDRMNLPVRLVGTHAGFADAYDGSSHQMLEDIAIFRVLPNFTVLVPADSCEVYRAVTASAAVKGPVYVRVGRDFHIPTTCGMYDRFEVGRAYVAVEGGDVAIFTTGITLPFAVEAAQLLKDRGISAAVVHFPTVKPLDYAAVEKYASATGAVLTVEEHMVHGGFGSAVAEHLSQTKPAKMAIMGLKSYGRTAKNPQELYQYYGLTPENIAARAEELVRLR from the coding sequence ATGCTAGACCTCGAGGGGCTGACGCCGAGGGAGGCGCTGGGCCGGGCGTTGGCAGATCTGGGGGATCTGAGAAAAGACGTGGTGGTCCTTGTGGCGGACACCGGCGAGACCACGCGGGCTAGGTTCTTCGCGGAGAGGTACCCAGAGCGGTTTTTCAACGTGGGCATCGCCGAGCAGGCCCTAGTCGGAATTGCGGCGGGGCTCGCCCTGGCGGGCTTCATGCCCTACGCCCTCACCTTCGCCGCCTTTATGGCGAGGGCTTGGGAGCAGGCCCGCAACTCTGTAGATCGGATGAACCTCCCCGTGAGGCTGGTGGGCACCCACGCTGGATTCGCCGACGCCTACGACGGCTCCTCCCACCAAATGCTGGAGGACATCGCCATCTTCAGAGTTCTCCCCAACTTCACCGTGTTGGTTCCCGCAGACTCCTGCGAGGTCTACAGGGCTGTCACCGCGTCAGCCGCCGTGAAGGGCCCCGTCTACGTCAGGGTTGGGAGAGATTTCCACATACCCACCACATGCGGCATGTACGACCGGTTCGAGGTGGGGAGGGCCTACGTGGCTGTGGAGGGCGGCGACGTGGCCATATTCACCACAGGGATCACGCTGCCCTTCGCGGTGGAGGCCGCCCAGCTACTGAAAGACAGAGGGATCTCCGCCGCCGTCGTCCACTTCCCCACCGTGAAGCCCTTGGACTACGCCGCCGTTGAGAAATACGCGTCGGCCACCGGCGCGGTTTTGACGGTTGAGGAGCACATGGTGCACGGAGGCTTCGGCTCAGCCGTCGCCGAGCACCTATCCCAGACCAAGCCCGCGAAGATGGCGATTATGGGTCTTAAGTCGTATGGGAGAACCGCGAAGAACCCCCAGGAGCTGTATCAGTACTACGGCCTCACCCCCGAAAACATAGCGGCGAGGGCGGAGGAGCTTGTGCGGCTGAGATGA
- a CDS encoding 3-phosphoshikimate 1-carboxyvinyltransferase yields the protein MFCVRAGRLEGRFAAPPSKPYSQRLLLASALAEGETVIRGVEWSDDFTAMFRAVQPLARLYCEGGVVKASGREPDFYRSFNVMESGFTLRTAVAVYAGVPGVTSVYYGGTLRGRPIDELVEALRRLTTVEKTAGAIVVEGRRLGELDVEIRADVSSQYISGLMYLAAHVGRGVVRPVGERKSWSFVEATAEVLRKFGARVELGEAIEVEGPLRSPGAVDVPSDFSLAAFLVVAGVATGGRVELLGTLAEVDRWAIDVFRQMGADVTVDNGVVKASGAFTKGVDVDLGRNPDLVMPVALAAATVEAESVIRGVEHLRYKESDRVATVLDVLRRLGVEARYDKGAIYIRGPPTRREVAFQTHGDHRIGLMALAAAKIVGGCVDDLTPVAKSWPSAVLYFKG from the coding sequence ATGTTCTGCGTCAGGGCGGGTAGGCTGGAGGGGAGGTTCGCCGCCCCGCCCTCCAAGCCCTACTCCCAGAGGCTCCTCCTCGCCTCTGCCCTAGCCGAGGGCGAAACGGTCATCAGGGGGGTGGAGTGGAGCGACGACTTCACCGCCATGTTTAGAGCCGTCCAGCCCCTGGCTAGGCTGTACTGCGAAGGCGGCGTGGTCAAGGCCTCCGGGAGGGAGCCGGACTTCTACAGGTCTTTTAACGTCATGGAGAGCGGCTTCACGCTACGGACGGCGGTGGCGGTATACGCAGGGGTGCCCGGGGTGACCTCCGTGTACTACGGAGGCACACTGAGGGGGAGGCCGATAGACGAGCTCGTGGAGGCCTTGAGGCGGTTGACCACGGTGGAGAAGACGGCAGGCGCCATCGTCGTGGAGGGGAGACGCCTGGGGGAGCTAGACGTCGAAATCCGCGCGGACGTGTCCTCGCAGTACATCTCTGGGCTTATGTACCTCGCCGCCCATGTGGGAAGAGGCGTCGTCCGGCCGGTGGGCGAGAGGAAGTCCTGGAGCTTTGTGGAGGCCACCGCCGAGGTCTTGAGGAAGTTCGGCGCCCGCGTGGAGCTGGGGGAGGCTATAGAGGTGGAAGGCCCGCTGAGGAGCCCCGGAGCCGTCGACGTCCCCAGCGACTTCAGCCTAGCGGCTTTTCTCGTGGTAGCCGGCGTCGCCACGGGAGGCCGCGTCGAGCTTCTAGGGACGCTCGCCGAGGTGGACAGGTGGGCAATCGACGTTTTTAGGCAGATGGGCGCCGATGTAACCGTAGACAACGGCGTCGTCAAAGCCAGCGGCGCCTTCACAAAAGGCGTAGATGTGGACCTCGGAAGAAACCCAGACCTCGTCATGCCGGTGGCTCTGGCGGCCGCCACGGTTGAAGCGGAGAGCGTCATCAGGGGGGTGGAGCACCTCCGGTACAAAGAAAGCGACAGAGTTGCCACAGTCCTCGACGTTCTGAGGCGCCTCGGCGTAGAGGCGCGCTACGACAAAGGCGCCATATACATAAGGGGGCCTCCCACCAGGCGGGAAGTCGCCTTCCAGACACACGGGGACCACAGGATAGGCCTCATGGCCCTAGCCGCGGCGAAGATAGTGGGCGGATGCGTAGACGACCTCACGCCAGTAGCCAAGTCCTGGCCCTCGGCCGTCCTCTACTTCAAAGGGTGA
- a CDS encoding tyrosine--tRNA ligase, with protein sequence MEHLLRNVEEVVTKEEFLNLRGGVAYLGFEPLWPIHVGWLVWAHKLAELREAGFDVVVLVATWHAWINDKGSLEELRSHGEKVKAVLDKIGKFKYVYGDEIAKDPRYWELVVKTAKETSLARVRRATPVMGRRTEEVELDFSKLLYPIMQVADIFYLGVDVAVGGMDQRRAHMLARDVAERLGFKKPVAIHTPIITSLSGTGRMEGTHRELDEVYAMYKMSKSKPQSAILVTDAEEEVRRKIWAAYCPPRETKFNPVFEIAAYLLIPYGGPLEVGGRRYEDAEALGKDYREGAVSPQALKEAVAAALAAMLTRLGAPRS encoded by the coding sequence ATGGAGCACCTCTTGAGAAACGTGGAGGAGGTGGTGACTAAGGAGGAGTTCTTGAACTTGCGAGGCGGCGTGGCGTACCTCGGGTTCGAGCCTCTGTGGCCTATACACGTGGGTTGGCTCGTCTGGGCCCACAAGCTGGCGGAGCTGAGGGAGGCCGGGTTCGACGTCGTTGTGCTCGTCGCCACGTGGCACGCCTGGATAAACGACAAGGGGTCTCTGGAGGAGCTCCGTAGCCACGGCGAAAAGGTAAAGGCGGTGTTGGACAAAATCGGCAAGTTCAAGTACGTATATGGAGACGAGATCGCGAAGGACCCCCGCTACTGGGAGCTTGTGGTGAAGACGGCCAAGGAGACCTCGCTGGCGCGGGTGAGGAGGGCCACCCCGGTCATGGGGAGGCGCACGGAGGAGGTGGAGCTCGACTTCTCGAAGCTCCTCTACCCGATAATGCAGGTGGCCGACATATTCTACCTGGGCGTAGACGTGGCCGTGGGGGGCATGGACCAGAGGCGGGCCCACATGCTGGCGCGCGACGTCGCCGAGAGGCTCGGCTTCAAGAAGCCCGTCGCTATACACACACCGATTATAACCTCGCTCTCCGGCACCGGCAGGATGGAGGGCACCCACAGAGAGCTAGACGAGGTGTACGCCATGTACAAGATGAGCAAGTCGAAGCCCCAAAGCGCCATACTGGTCACAGACGCCGAGGAGGAGGTCAGAAGGAAGATCTGGGCGGCCTACTGCCCCCCCAGAGAGACGAAGTTCAACCCGGTGTTTGAAATAGCGGCGTACCTCCTCATACCCTACGGCGGACCGCTGGAGGTAGGCGGACGGCGCTACGAAGACGCCGAGGCGCTGGGGAAGGACTACAGAGAGGGGGCTGTATCTCCACAGGCGTTGAAAGAGGCGGTGGCGGCGGCGCTGGCGGCTATGCTCACGAGGTTGGGGGCCCCCAGAAGCTAG
- a CDS encoding ATP-binding protein, whose amino-acid sequence MDIFVGRVRELGWFREVMGVQHTYPFLLYGPLGCGKTTLAQKVAEKAEELFGDALVLYVNTRAERWDDALVTNAVDILGEVAKALAAQFAGRPAGEVAAKFTTTAILEILKRLSLRNVEKVLLVVDEFHHAYGDDPVGWVKYFMDRMEHPTLRVKELKNKIYNVVLITSEYAAVERILPRGYADPYMVWNLAREEFRELYDALNPPIDFETLWRTCGGNPRCAGDLKRVGWDVERYEEELIERENINKMVKEAAKLGVVELLKRAVEDPDVLDQPGAERLERLLYRYNKVLEIKRTIAGGKPPRDPALGVGERYAWHWPALKDAVAKAL is encoded by the coding sequence GTGGATATCTTCGTCGGCCGTGTCCGGGAGCTTGGGTGGTTTAGGGAGGTTATGGGGGTGCAACATACCTACCCCTTCCTCCTCTACGGCCCTCTCGGCTGCGGCAAGACGACGCTGGCGCAGAAGGTCGCGGAGAAGGCGGAGGAGCTCTTCGGCGATGCGCTGGTTCTCTACGTAAACACTAGGGCTGAGAGGTGGGACGACGCCCTCGTCACAAACGCCGTTGACATACTGGGCGAGGTGGCGAAGGCTCTGGCGGCCCAGTTCGCCGGCAGGCCGGCGGGGGAGGTCGCGGCCAAGTTCACCACAACCGCAATACTAGAGATACTGAAGCGCCTCTCCCTGCGCAACGTGGAGAAGGTGCTCCTCGTAGTGGACGAGTTCCACCACGCCTATGGGGACGACCCAGTCGGCTGGGTCAAATACTTCATGGACAGGATGGAACACCCAACGCTTAGGGTAAAAGAGCTGAAAAACAAGATATACAACGTCGTCCTCATAACGTCTGAGTATGCCGCCGTTGAGAGGATACTTCCGAGGGGCTACGCCGATCCGTATATGGTTTGGAATCTGGCGCGGGAGGAGTTTAGAGAGCTCTACGACGCCCTCAACCCGCCTATAGATTTCGAGACGCTCTGGCGGACATGCGGAGGAAACCCAAGATGCGCAGGCGACTTGAAGAGGGTGGGCTGGGACGTGGAGAGGTATGAGGAGGAGTTGATAGAAAGAGAAAATATAAATAAAATGGTGAAAGAGGCGGCCAAGCTCGGCGTTGTTGAATTGCTCAAGCGGGCGGTGGAAGACCCGGACGTCCTCGACCAGCCGGGGGCCGAGAGGCTGGAAAGGCTACTCTACAGGTACAACAAGGTGTTGGAAATAAAGAGGACAATCGCCGGTGGGAAGCCGCCGAGGGATCCCGCGCTCGGCGTCGGCGAACGCTACGCCTGGCACTGGCCGGCGCTTAAAGACGCGGTGGCAAAAGCGCTTTAG
- the cutA gene encoding glyceraldehyde dehydrogenase subunit alpha produces the protein MGFVGKPLPRFEDDVILRGKARYVDDVDLPGMLYAGFVRSPYAHARVLKVDLSDVAGHPGVVAVFGPGGGFDFAPGGKVRYQGEAVAMVVARDRYVLYDALEKASVDYEPLPAVVDVYEALKPGAPLVDESLGSNVVYERVYTGGDVERAFREADVVVEGRFSIQRLVPSAMETRGVVASYDGETLTVWSSTQVPFDIRKEVAKALGLPLAKVRVIQPHVGGAFGSKLLVYPEELWVARAAYVLRAPVKWVATRTEDFRATTHGRGLVLEYRAGARRDGRILAVEGVVYEDAGAYYWGEGLADTAARMLPGPYDIRHGRVKAVAVLTNKTPLSAYRGAGRPEATLFIERIVDHVADELGIDRVEIRRRNLVRQLPYTNVFGITYDTGDYPATFERGLERLGYHQLRKWAEEEARRGRLLGVGLSVYVEITTFGYETAILRAEEDGSFTLYTALTPHGQGLATALAQVVADELEVSPEAVKVYWGDTAYIGDGIGTMGSRSITAGGSAAIQAARKLKAELAKAAEKLLGCRPEYGGGKFRCGGREISIGDVVKAVYRGKAEAQLTVESIYHAEPTFPFGVHVAVVELDPETGFVKPILYRSYDDVGVVVNPLLAAGQVMGGALQGIAQALYEEVVYDGDGNLVTSNLAFYHVPTAAEAPRFEVHFAEEPHPSKHPTGTKGIGEAATIASTPAVVAAVEDAIRRVKPGVRISKTPVSPEDIWRMLR, from the coding sequence GTGGGGTTTGTTGGCAAGCCGCTTCCCAGGTTTGAAGACGACGTGATTCTTAGGGGGAAGGCGCGGTATGTGGACGACGTCGATCTTCCTGGCATGTTGTATGCGGGTTTTGTCAGGTCTCCCTATGCCCACGCGAGGGTTTTGAAGGTGGATTTGTCGGACGTAGCTGGACATCCCGGCGTTGTGGCTGTCTTCGGCCCCGGCGGCGGCTTTGACTTCGCGCCTGGGGGGAAGGTGAGGTATCAGGGGGAGGCCGTGGCGATGGTGGTGGCGCGAGACCGCTACGTTCTCTACGACGCGTTGGAGAAGGCGTCGGTTGACTACGAGCCTCTGCCTGCCGTGGTGGACGTGTACGAGGCGTTGAAGCCAGGCGCGCCGCTTGTAGACGAGAGCCTTGGATCCAACGTGGTGTATGAGAGGGTGTACACCGGCGGCGATGTGGAGAGGGCCTTCCGCGAGGCCGACGTGGTTGTGGAGGGGAGGTTCTCGATACAGCGGCTCGTGCCCTCTGCCATGGAGACGCGGGGGGTCGTTGCCTCATACGACGGGGAGACCCTCACGGTGTGGAGCTCCACCCAGGTGCCCTTCGACATTAGGAAGGAGGTGGCCAAAGCCCTCGGCTTGCCTCTGGCTAAGGTCAGGGTGATACAGCCCCACGTCGGGGGGGCCTTCGGGTCTAAGCTCCTTGTGTATCCGGAGGAGCTGTGGGTGGCGAGGGCTGCCTACGTCCTCAGAGCGCCTGTGAAGTGGGTGGCCACGAGGACGGAGGACTTTAGAGCTACCACACACGGCCGGGGGCTCGTCCTCGAATATAGAGCGGGGGCGAGGCGGGACGGGCGGATACTGGCGGTGGAGGGGGTTGTGTACGAAGACGCCGGGGCCTACTACTGGGGGGAGGGCTTGGCGGACACCGCCGCCAGGATGCTCCCGGGTCCCTACGACATACGGCACGGCAGAGTGAAGGCCGTGGCGGTTCTGACGAACAAGACGCCGCTCAGCGCCTACAGGGGGGCCGGGAGGCCGGAGGCCACCCTCTTTATCGAGCGTATAGTTGACCACGTCGCGGACGAGCTGGGGATAGACAGGGTGGAGATCAGGAGGAGGAACCTAGTCCGGCAGCTCCCCTACACAAACGTCTTCGGCATCACCTACGACACAGGGGATTACCCGGCCACCTTCGAGAGGGGGCTGGAGAGGCTGGGCTACCACCAGCTCAGGAAGTGGGCTGAGGAGGAGGCGCGGAGGGGCAGGTTGCTGGGGGTTGGGCTGTCGGTATATGTCGAAATCACCACCTTCGGCTACGAGACGGCGATCTTGAGGGCCGAGGAAGACGGCAGTTTTACGCTCTACACCGCGTTGACGCCGCACGGCCAAGGCCTCGCCACCGCCCTCGCCCAGGTGGTAGCCGACGAGCTTGAGGTGTCTCCGGAGGCTGTGAAGGTGTACTGGGGAGACACCGCGTACATAGGCGATGGGATCGGAACGATGGGCAGCCGCTCGATTACAGCGGGCGGCTCCGCCGCTATCCAGGCGGCTAGGAAGCTGAAGGCCGAGCTGGCCAAGGCGGCGGAGAAGCTACTGGGCTGCAGGCCGGAGTACGGCGGCGGCAAGTTCCGCTGCGGCGGCAGGGAGATCTCCATCGGCGATGTGGTTAAGGCCGTCTACAGAGGGAAGGCCGAGGCTCAGCTGACCGTGGAGTCTATCTACCACGCGGAGCCCACCTTCCCCTTCGGCGTCCACGTCGCCGTGGTGGAGCTCGACCCCGAGACCGGCTTCGTGAAGCCCATCCTCTACAGGTCGTACGACGACGTCGGCGTCGTCGTCAACCCGCTCCTAGCCGCGGGGCAGGTAATGGGCGGCGCTCTCCAGGGCATCGCCCAAGCCCTATACGAGGAGGTCGTCTACGACGGCGATGGAAACCTCGTCACGTCGAATCTGGCGTTCTACCACGTGCCCACAGCCGCCGAGGCGCCCCGTTTCGAGGTGCACTTCGCCGAGGAGCCCCACCCCTCTAAACACCCCACAGGGACAAAAGGCATAGGGGAAGCCGCCACGATCGCTTCCACGCCGGCTGTGGTGGCGGCTGTGGAAGACGCCATACGCAGGGTCAAGCCTGGGGTTAGGATATCTAAGACCCCCGTGTCGCCCGAGGACATCTGGAGGATGTTGAGGTAA
- the aroF gene encoding 3-deoxy-7-phosphoheptulonate synthase, whose protein sequence is MLYIVGGPQQGKSLKEEIEARGVPAWYVELWGHYIVATPPNAKLQDLKTPVKAAIELRTDGQLVSREWKRDPTPVYIGGREVREGKIFIIAGPCSVETEDQIMKTARFVKEAGADALRGGAFKPRTSPYTFQGLGEEGLKLLAKAREETGLPAVTELMDPEDMPLVVKYADAIQVGARNMQNFTLLKKLGRAGKPVLLKRGFGNTIEEWLLAAEYVALHGNGGIILVERGIRTFDKTLRFTLDVGAIAYAKQHTHLPVIGDPSHPAGDRRYVIPLALAILAAGADGLIVEVHPDPDRAWSDAKQQLTFDQFRELVQKAREVARALGKS, encoded by the coding sequence ATGCTGTATATAGTTGGGGGTCCTCAACAGGGAAAGTCCCTAAAGGAGGAGATCGAGGCTAGGGGAGTGCCGGCGTGGTATGTAGAGCTGTGGGGGCACTATATAGTGGCTACGCCGCCGAACGCCAAGCTCCAGGATCTGAAAACCCCCGTCAAAGCAGCCATAGAGCTTAGGACAGACGGCCAACTGGTCTCCAGGGAGTGGAAGAGGGACCCCACGCCTGTCTACATCGGAGGTAGGGAGGTGAGGGAGGGGAAGATCTTCATAATAGCCGGCCCCTGCTCGGTGGAGACCGAGGACCAGATCATGAAGACTGCGAGGTTTGTAAAAGAGGCTGGGGCGGACGCGTTGAGGGGCGGCGCCTTCAAGCCGAGGACAAGCCCCTACACATTCCAAGGCCTAGGGGAGGAGGGGCTGAAGCTGTTGGCCAAGGCCAGGGAGGAGACGGGCCTCCCCGCCGTCACGGAGCTTATGGACCCGGAGGACATGCCGCTGGTGGTTAAATACGCAGACGCGATACAGGTGGGGGCTAGGAACATGCAGAACTTCACCCTTCTTAAGAAGCTCGGCCGGGCGGGCAAGCCGGTGCTCCTCAAGAGAGGCTTTGGAAACACCATAGAGGAGTGGCTGCTGGCGGCTGAGTACGTGGCTCTCCACGGCAACGGCGGCATTATCCTAGTGGAGAGGGGCATCAGAACCTTCGACAAAACCCTTAGGTTTACGCTCGACGTAGGCGCGATAGCCTACGCCAAACAACACACCCACCTGCCAGTGATAGGCGACCCCAGCCACCCGGCTGGAGACAGGAGATATGTCATACCGCTGGCCCTCGCCATATTAGCGGCTGGGGCAGACGGCCTAATCGTGGAGGTGCACCCCGACCCCGATAGGGCGTGGAGCGACGCAAAACAACAGCTCACCTTCGACCAGTTCAGAGAGCTTGTACAAAAGGCTAGAGAAGTGGCGAGGGCTCTAGGCAAGAGCTAA
- a CDS encoding transketolase, with translation MERSRPELNGLICKARRYIVLMAGYDPGMHLGSSLSVVEIAAALYGTGRVKFNVANGTRDRNYFVLSKGHAVHAIYALAAAMGYLSIDELRETGSLGSRLQNHPEVDTPFVDVPNSGSLGQGISIAVGLALGLRLRGEPGRVYLVTGDGELDEGQSWESFAVAAHYGLNNLVTIVDLNGVQLDGHSEEVLRKGDLAARFRSLGFEVFEVDGHDVGQIIEALEKAERSAKPPVIIAKTVRGRGVPPIEDTAKQRLSRDDALKYAGNIC, from the coding sequence GTGGAGAGGAGCCGCCCCGAACTAAACGGCCTTATCTGTAAAGCTAGGAGATACATCGTGTTGATGGCCGGCTACGACCCGGGGATGCACCTCGGCTCATCTCTCTCCGTCGTGGAGATAGCGGCTGCGCTGTATGGGACAGGTCGGGTGAAGTTCAACGTGGCTAACGGCACGCGGGATAGGAACTACTTCGTGCTTTCTAAGGGCCACGCGGTACATGCGATATATGCGCTGGCGGCGGCGATGGGGTATTTGAGCATAGATGAGCTCAGGGAGACGGGTAGCCTCGGTAGCCGCCTCCAGAACCACCCAGAGGTGGACACCCCCTTCGTGGACGTGCCGAACTCCGGCTCGCTTGGGCAGGGCATAAGCATAGCCGTGGGCCTCGCCTTGGGCCTCCGGCTGAGGGGTGAGCCGGGCAGGGTGTACCTCGTAACCGGAGACGGCGAGCTTGACGAGGGCCAGAGCTGGGAGTCCTTCGCCGTGGCGGCGCACTACGGCTTGAACAACCTGGTGACGATAGTGGATCTAAACGGCGTTCAGCTGGATGGACACAGCGAGGAGGTGCTACGCAAGGGGGATCTAGCCGCTAGGTTTAGATCCCTCGGCTTCGAGGTGTTTGAGGTCGACGGACACGACGTTGGGCAGATAATCGAGGCGCTTGAGAAGGCCGAGAGGAGCGCGAAGCCCCCCGTCATAATAGCCAAGACCGTCAGGGGGAGGGGGGTTCCGCCGATAGAGGACACAGCTAAGCAGAGGCTTTCGAGAGACGACGCCCTCAAATACGCGGGGAACATATGCTAG
- a CDS encoding NAD-dependent epimerase/dehydratase family protein — translation MKVLVTGGAGFIGSHLVDRLVEEGYEVIVVDNLSTGRRENVNPQAWLHVADLKDPDWAVGVSADVVFHFAANPEVRAEPRVHFEENVVATFNVLEWARVSGVKTVVFASSSTVYGDARVMPTPEDYPLEPVSVYGAAKAAGEVMCATYARLYGVRCLALRYANVVGPRLRHGALYDFLMKLRKKPEELEVLGDGTQRKSYLHVEEAVEATLRAWRKFEEVGEPYLALNVGNVDSLTVLDVAGLVAEVMGVAPVIKAGGASSDCRSSYLSVEKISKLAGWRPRLSSADSVRRAVRELLEELESRRGSSL, via the coding sequence GTGAAGGTGTTGGTAACCGGCGGAGCCGGCTTCATCGGCAGCCACCTGGTGGATCGGCTTGTGGAGGAGGGCTATGAGGTCATCGTAGTGGACAACCTCTCCACCGGAAGGAGGGAGAACGTGAATCCACAGGCGTGGCTCCACGTGGCAGACCTCAAAGACCCGGACTGGGCCGTCGGCGTCTCCGCAGACGTCGTCTTCCACTTCGCCGCCAACCCCGAGGTTAGGGCGGAGCCCCGCGTCCATTTTGAGGAGAATGTGGTGGCTACGTTTAATGTGTTGGAGTGGGCTCGCGTCTCTGGCGTTAAGACGGTCGTGTTTGCCTCTTCTTCGACGGTGTATGGAGACGCCAGGGTTATGCCGACTCCGGAGGATTACCCGCTGGAGCCGGTTTCGGTCTACGGCGCGGCTAAGGCGGCTGGCGAGGTGATGTGCGCCACATACGCCAGGCTTTACGGCGTTAGGTGCCTGGCGCTGAGGTATGCCAACGTGGTGGGGCCGAGGCTGAGACACGGGGCGCTTTACGACTTCCTCATGAAGCTGAGGAAGAAGCCAGAGGAGCTGGAGGTTCTGGGAGACGGCACACAGAGGAAAAGCTACCTACACGTCGAAGAGGCTGTGGAGGCAACGCTGAGAGCCTGGAGAAAGTTCGAGGAGGTGGGGGAGCCGTACCTAGCGCTAAACGTCGGGAATGTAGATTCTCTAACGGTGTTGGATGTAGCTGGGTTGGTTGCCGAGGTGATGGGTGTGGCGCCGGTTATAAAGGCCGGTGGGGCGTCTTCTGACTGCAGAAGCTCGTATCTCTCCGTTGAGAAGATATCAAAGCTCGCCGGGTGGAGGCCGAGGCTCTCCAGCGCCGACAGCGTTAGAAGGGCCGTGAGGGAGCTGTTGGAGGAGCTGGAGAGCCGCCGCGGTTCATCACTATGA
- a CDS encoding nucleotidyltransferase family protein: MELKGDSYRRHLRLEPQRCVAALLAAGSSTRFGGDKLLHIWRGRPLVWWAAESLRRAGLEIYIVVNRREVAEAAGGVDGVVYNPWWRFGLSTSVKSALAALYDRPCILWALGDMPCVRPETHLKIAGGCGAGLAVPTYGGRRGNPVASCRDVYPLAMGLTGDVGLRALINAVSTKYIPVDDPGVLIDVDSPGELESLSSCLEPSPLL, from the coding sequence GTGGAGTTAAAAGGCGATAGCTATCGTCGGCATCTACGGCTTGAGCCGCAGAGGTGCGTAGCGGCGTTGCTCGCGGCGGGCAGCTCCACGCGCTTCGGAGGCGACAAGCTTCTCCACATATGGCGCGGGCGGCCTCTTGTGTGGTGGGCCGCCGAGTCGCTCAGGAGAGCAGGCCTTGAGATATACATCGTGGTAAACAGGAGGGAGGTCGCTGAGGCGGCCGGCGGCGTCGACGGCGTTGTGTATAACCCCTGGTGGCGGTTTGGCCTATCTACGAGCGTGAAGTCGGCTCTCGCTGCGCTTTACGACAGACCCTGCATCTTGTGGGCCCTCGGCGATATGCCCTGCGTGAGGCCGGAGACGCACCTCAAAATAGCCGGGGGATGCGGCGCCGGCTTGGCCGTGCCTACGTACGGCGGCCGCAGAGGGAATCCCGTGGCGTCTTGTAGAGACGTCTACCCGCTCGCGATGGGTCTTACCGGCGATGTGGGCCTCCGCGCTTTAATAAACGCCGTCTCGACGAAATATATCCCAGTGGACGACCCAGGGGTATTGATCGACGTGGACAGCCCAGGAGAGCTGGAGAGCCTTAGCTCTTGCCTAGAGCCCTCGCCACTTCTCTAG
- a CDS encoding 3-dehydroquinate synthase, whose product MRRFFYRHSRGVTEVVVGSGLQYGDYVERPVVLAEEGLRPPIPGAPTLALRGGEEVKSLEVLTKVYGFLKEVGADRSTTLVAVGGGALLDLATFAAGTYMRGIRLVHIPTTLLAMVDAALGGKGAVDWGPVKNLIGVFYQPAAILCDLSWLGTLPERVYRSAFAEVVKYGLALDGDFYSWVRENAKALLARDGGALEYAVYRSLQLKAGVVEVDEFEERGVRQVLNVGHTVGHAVERVLGLLHGEAVAVGMVAELRLSSELGYLRESHVAEAAEVLSSLGLPTSVKATEQQLAEAAALVKFDKKRRGGHIYIPLVVRPGRWILEKIAVEEVEKAVRYVLRQGG is encoded by the coding sequence ATGAGGAGGTTTTTCTACAGACACAGCAGGGGGGTCACCGAGGTGGTGGTGGGGAGCGGTCTGCAGTACGGCGACTACGTCGAGCGTCCCGTGGTTTTGGCGGAGGAGGGGCTTAGGCCCCCCATACCCGGCGCCCCCACCCTCGCGCTTAGGGGAGGCGAGGAGGTCAAAAGCCTTGAGGTTTTGACCAAGGTCTACGGCTTTTTGAAGGAGGTGGGGGCGGATAGATCCACCACGTTGGTGGCGGTCGGCGGGGGGGCTCTCCTGGATCTGGCGACCTTCGCCGCGGGGACCTACATGAGGGGCATCCGCCTCGTCCACATACCGACCACCCTCCTTGCCATGGTAGACGCAGCGCTGGGCGGCAAAGGCGCCGTCGACTGGGGCCCCGTCAAGAACCTAATCGGAGTGTTCTACCAGCCGGCGGCTATACTCTGCGATCTGTCTTGGCTTGGGACCCTCCCCGAGAGGGTCTACCGCTCGGCCTTCGCCGAGGTGGTGAAGTACGGCCTGGCGCTAGACGGGGATTTCTACAGCTGGGTGAGGGAAAACGCCAAGGCCCTCCTGGCCAGAGACGGGGGGGCTCTGGAGTACGCGGTGTACCGCTCCCTCCAGCTCAAGGCGGGTGTTGTGGAGGTGGACGAGTTCGAGGAGAGGGGCGTTAGGCAGGTTCTCAACGTGGGCCACACGGTGGGTCACGCCGTGGAGAGGGTGCTAGGGCTTCTACATGGGGAGGCGGTGGCCGTGGGGATGGTTGCGGAGCTCCGCCTCTCCAGCGAGCTGGGCTACCTCCGGGAGAGCCACGTGGCCGAGGCGGCTGAGGTCCTCAGCTCCCTCGGCTTGCCCACAAGCGTGAAGGCGACTGAGCAACAGCTGGCGGAGGCGGCGGCCCTCGTGAAGTTCGACAAGAAGAGACGCGGCGGCCACATCTACATCCCCCTGGTCGTTAGGCCGGGGAGGTGGATCCTGGAGAAGATAGCTGTGGAGGAGGTGGAGAAGGCCGTCAGGTATGTTCTGCGTCAGGGCGGGTAG